In the Leptospira terpstrae serovar Hualin str. LT 11-33 = ATCC 700639 genome, ATCTGTCACTTGTTTCGGAACTTCCTTGGTAAAGAACTGAATCCATTCTTCTTGCGTGGCTAAATGATTAGGTTTCAAAATGAGACATCCTCATTTTTTTCCTTTAAAAACTGCATGGCAAGTTTTCTAGTTTTTGGCAAAACTAATGTTTCGTCCCAGTCTCCGTTTTTGAGGATTCGAATTTCTGTACTACTCACAGGTAGGATCGGATTATTTAGTATGATGACTTTTGCACTGGGAAGAAAACTTGGGATCGAAATATCCTTTGGATAATTACTTTCCCTGCGAACGACAATTAGATGTTTGGTGGCATCCAGAATCTCTAGATAAGATTTCCACTTATCAAAAGAATTTAAATTGTCTTCTCCGATCACCAAAGAAAGTTCCGCTTGCGGATGGAGGGAACGAAGCACTTTTAGGCTATCGATGGTATAACTTATCTTTGGTTCTTTGATTTCTCTGTCCCAGAGTATAATTTTTTCGGAAAAAAATCCTTCAAATTCTGCCAAACAAAGTTCCCAAATCTCCTCTGCAGTCAATGATCTTTCTCCCAGTTTGAAGGGAGAAACGTAATTAGGACAAATATAGAGAAGGGCATTCGGGTATGTTTGAGAAATGGTTTCAATCACATGGCGATGTCCCCGGTGCGGGGGATTGAAACTTCCTCCAAACAAAAAAACATCCATTTTAGGCGCGCACTTGCCCACCACCAGTGACATAGGTAGTTGTCGTAGTTAGGTGGATGAGCCCCATAGGACCTCGGACATGGAGTT is a window encoding:
- a CDS encoding nicotinate-nicotinamide nucleotide adenylyltransferase; translation: MDVFLFGGSFNPPHRGHRHVIETISQTYPNALLYICPNYVSPFKLGERSLTAEEIWELCLAEFEGFFSEKIILWDREIKEPKISYTIDSLKVLRSLHPQAELSLVIGEDNLNSFDKWKSYLEILDATKHLIVVRRESNYPKDISIPSFLPSAKVIILNNPILPVSSTEIRILKNGDWDETLVLPKTRKLAMQFLKEKNEDVSF